The stretch of DNA TTCTTGAGTGGGCGGCCATGGTAGTGCACGCGGGACTGGCCCGCAACGTCCTGTGCATCGCGGGCTACAGCTCGCACGCCGTCAGGACCCGCACCGTGCGCGGCGGCAGCGGCGAGGCCTACCGCGCCGGAGGAGGGCCACACTGGGAGGCCCCGGAGTACGGCATCATCCACCCGGGGACGCTGCCCGCACTGGCTTTCCAGCGCTATTGCCATCTCTACGGCTACAAACCGGAGCTGCTGGGCGCCGTGCCGGTGGCGCAGCGCAAGCATGCCTCTCTGAACCCGGACGCCGTTTATCGCCAGCGCATCACCCTGGACGACTACAAGAAGGCGCGCTTCGTGGTCGAGCCTCTGCGGCTCTACGACTTCGCGGTGGTGAACGACGGCGCGGTAGCCCTCATCGTGAGCTCGGCGGACCGGGCGGGCGCCTGCCGCAAGCCGCCGGTGTACCTCTCCGGCATGCAGGGCATGCAGGGGGGCAAGGAATGGGTGATATTCTCGCGCAGCAACATGGGCGTCGCGCAACAGTCGCTGTCCCGCGACGCGCGGCGCGTGAATCGGGCTGTCTACGAGATGGCGGGAGTTGAACCCAAAGACATAGACGTGGTGGAGATCTATGACAGCTTCTCGCCGGAAGTCATATTCGACCTCGAAGACTTCGGCTTCTGCCCGCCGGGCGAGGCGCTGGGCTGGATTCAAGGCGGGCGCATCGAGCCGGGCGGCGACCTGCCGGTGAACACGCATGGAGGTCATCTCTCCGAAGGGATGCTCGGCGGGTTCAACCACCTGGCCGAGGCGGTCAGGCAGGCGCGGGGCGAGTGTGGAGAACGCCAGGCCCCCAACGCCCGTCTGGTCCAGTACACATTGGGTCCCGGCGTATCCATCATCTTTCGCGGCGGATGAGCCAGCCGGAGAATAGCCTGTGACGAACGAACAGCCGCCACTGCCATCCATCACGCCTCTCTACGAGCCGTACTATCGCTATACACGGCAGCATGAGCTGCGGATGCAGCGTTGCCGGGACTGCGGCCACGTGCGCTATCCGTTTGCGGCGCTATGTCCCGTCTGCCACTCGGAAGGCGCCGAGTGGTCCCGCATGAGCGGCCGCGGCGCCGTCGCCTCGTTCGCCATCTGCCATCAGGCGTTCCATCCCTGGTTCCAGAGCCGCCTGCCGTACAACGTGGCGCTGGTGGACCTGGAGGAGGGGCCGCGCGTCCCCACGAACATCGTAGGCGT from Dehalococcoidia bacterium encodes:
- a CDS encoding thiolase family protein, coding for MRVQHLRAMAAVVGVGKSVIGRNLEVDALTLMSHAFKAALEDSGLKKEEVDGLIVNTGGAECDRLPQLLGIDVQWSSQTWSHGRMSGIILEWAAMVVHAGLARNVLCIAGYSSHAVRTRTVRGGSGEAYRAGGGPHWEAPEYGIIHPGTLPALAFQRYCHLYGYKPELLGAVPVAQRKHASLNPDAVYRQRITLDDYKKARFVVEPLRLYDFAVVNDGAVALIVSSADRAGACRKPPVYLSGMQGMQGGKEWVIFSRSNMGVAQQSLSRDARRVNRAVYEMAGVEPKDIDVVEIYDSFSPEVIFDLEDFGFCPPGEALGWIQGGRIEPGGDLPVNTHGGHLSEGMLGGFNHLAEAVRQARGECGERQAPNARLVQYTLGPGVSIIFRGG
- a CDS encoding Zn-ribbon domain-containing OB-fold protein, with product MTNEQPPLPSITPLYEPYYRYTRQHELRMQRCRDCGHVRYPFAALCPVCHSEGAEWSRMSGRGAVASFAICHQAFHPWFQSRLPYNVALVDLEEGPRVPTNIVGVRNEDIRIGMSVEAEFEDVTDEITLVKFRPRGPGGKQDNPAH